A portion of the Acidobacteriota bacterium genome contains these proteins:
- a CDS encoding tail fiber domain-containing protein has product MNNRVGIGTAVPTARFHMHSTIDGGNLLRMSNPAASNFPFASIVTLVEDTNSFGTNAEGFRLVHDGLANKFFLQSANGAASTNDLTLERTRKNFGIWTSGNLAKLTVAANASFLSPGTVTVNVGSPTVTGVGTKFLTDFAEGDRIRVDATVPQETRTVTAIASDTSLTAAANWVAAAAGSTATNFPAILRLDNSAGTTALVVNSSGYLTVGGLGQGGRIRLSGADATADGVGAALEVINGSPGGDFWYLRAGATGNNTPAGGFSISSDANDYPFVITNTGKVGMGALAPATKLQVVGDIRVGTSGTNGCLQRFDAAPLTGVCSSDARLKKDIRPFDSLLDRFARLQPVSHLWRADEFPDFQFGANRVNGLIAQEVQQIFPELVSTDDKGFFRVNYSDLPLLTIQAVKELKQENDALKARLSQLESLMEERLGVQLSKVR; this is encoded by the coding sequence GTGAACAACCGAGTTGGCATCGGCACGGCGGTGCCGACAGCAAGGTTTCACATGCACTCCACTATAGATGGTGGAAACCTTCTTCGTATGTCGAACCCCGCAGCCAGCAACTTTCCATTTGCGAGCATCGTGACTCTGGTCGAGGACACAAATAGCTTTGGAACTAATGCCGAGGGATTCCGATTGGTCCACGACGGGCTTGCGAACAAGTTTTTCCTGCAATCCGCCAATGGCGCAGCCTCAACCAACGACCTCACGCTGGAGAGAACCCGGAAGAACTTCGGCATCTGGACTTCGGGCAATCTGGCCAAACTCACTGTGGCAGCCAATGCCTCGTTTCTTTCCCCAGGCACAGTCACGGTCAATGTGGGCTCGCCCACGGTGACCGGCGTTGGCACAAAGTTTCTGACCGATTTTGCCGAGGGAGATCGGATCCGAGTGGACGCCACAGTGCCCCAGGAAACGCGCACTGTTACCGCCATCGCATCGGATACTTCTCTGACGGCTGCTGCAAATTGGGTCGCCGCCGCCGCTGGTTCGACGGCCACAAACTTCCCCGCGATTTTGCGACTGGACAACTCCGCGGGCACAACCGCGCTGGTGGTGAACTCATCTGGATACCTCACAGTGGGAGGGCTTGGCCAGGGAGGACGAATTCGCCTTTCTGGTGCGGATGCAACCGCGGACGGCGTAGGCGCGGCGCTGGAAGTCATCAATGGCTCGCCGGGAGGGGATTTCTGGTACCTGCGCGCGGGAGCGACGGGAAACAACACGCCAGCGGGAGGATTCAGCATCTCCAGCGATGCCAATGACTATCCCTTCGTGATTACCAACACGGGCAAAGTCGGTATGGGGGCATTGGCGCCTGCTACCAAGCTGCAGGTTGTTGGCGATATTCGCGTGGGCACCAGCGGGACCAACGGATGCCTGCAGCGATTCGACGCCGCGCCGCTGACGGGTGTGTGCTCCTCCGACGCGCGACTGAAGAAAGACATCCGCCCGTTTGATTCGCTGCTGGACCGTTTCGCGCGCTTGCAGCCGGTGAGCCATCTGTGGCGCGCCGACGAATTCCCGGATTTCCAATTCGGCGCCAATCGCGTGAACGGGCTGATCGCGCAGGAAGTTCAGCAGATATTCCCCGAGTTGGTATCCACGGACGACAAAGGATTCTTCCGCGTAAATTACTCCGACCTACCGCTGCTGACCATTCAAGCGGTGAAGGAGTTGAAGCAGGAGAACGACGCGCTGAAAGCGCGGCTGTCACAACTCGAATCATTGATGGAAGAGCGGCTGGGCGTGCAGTTGAGCAAGGTGCGGTAA
- a CDS encoding zinc ribbon domain-containing protein, with protein sequence MPIYEYICADCEKPFEKLIFNAREKVLCPTCGGKHNTQQLSVVASPAKAGGASSYSETGGTSGPTSRPAGPSGGCGSGCGCN encoded by the coding sequence ATGCCCATCTACGAATACATCTGCGCCGATTGCGAAAAGCCATTCGAAAAACTCATCTTCAATGCGCGCGAAAAAGTCCTCTGCCCCACCTGCGGCGGCAAGCACAACACGCAGCAACTCTCCGTAGTGGCCTCCCCGGCCAAGGCCGGCGGCGCGTCATCCTATAGCGAAACCGGCGGAACCTCGGGTCCAACCTCGCGTCCCGCAGGCCCCTCTGGCGGATGCGGCAGCGGTTGCGGCTGCAACTAG
- the glgB gene encoding 1,4-alpha-glucan branching protein GlgB — protein MKDFHSLENSLLSNPEQLSDFDLYLLAEGSHFRSYEKLGAHLCESSVKPGGGSGVAFRVWAPNAEAVSVIGDFNQWTPGHAPMQVHHGAGIWECFVAGVGPGALYKYHIQSRVDGYSVDKADPVGFAAEVTPRTASKVWDLTQYQWHDSEWMAARAQSLAQTQPMSIYEVHLGSWMRVPDEGNRWLTYREAAHKLADYVSHLGFTHIELLPLTEHPFDGSWGYQTIGYFAPTARFGSPDDFRYLIDTLHQRGIGVILDWAPAHFPSDAHGLGYFDGTHLYEHADPRQGWHPEWNTYVFNFGRREVRNFLISNAMFWLEQYHIDALRVDAVASMLYLDYSRGEGEWIPNEHGGRENLEAVGFLRQLNEQVHGAFPGASVIAEESTSWPMVSRPTYSGGLGFGFKWNLGWMHDMLAYMSKDPVHRRFHQNYITFSLLYAFSENFILPFSHDEVVHGKGSMIGRMPGDVWQKFANLRLLYGYMFGHPGKKLLFMGCEFGQTREWNHDLSLDWHLLEHAPHQGLQRWVRDLNTFYRGAPEMWEADYDGWGFEWVDCDDSQNSIVSFLRRARNGGGTVLVVCNFTPLPRQNYRVGVPLGGRWKEELNSDASIYFGSGQGNSGGVIAETQSHHGRPFSLNLTLPPLATVIFRRG, from the coding sequence ATCAAGGACTTCCATTCTTTGGAGAACTCACTATTGAGTAACCCTGAACAATTGAGTGACTTCGATCTGTATCTGCTGGCCGAAGGCTCTCACTTCCGCAGCTATGAAAAACTCGGCGCGCACCTGTGCGAGTCATCGGTCAAGCCGGGGGGCGGGAGCGGTGTGGCTTTTCGCGTGTGGGCGCCGAACGCCGAAGCGGTCTCCGTGATTGGCGATTTCAACCAATGGACGCCAGGACATGCACCGATGCAGGTGCATCACGGCGCGGGCATATGGGAGTGCTTCGTGGCGGGTGTCGGGCCGGGTGCGCTGTATAAATATCACATCCAATCACGCGTCGATGGCTACAGCGTCGATAAGGCTGACCCAGTTGGGTTTGCAGCGGAAGTGACTCCGCGCACGGCCTCCAAGGTCTGGGATCTCACTCAATATCAATGGCATGACAGTGAGTGGATGGCGGCGCGCGCTCAGTCACTAGCACAGACTCAACCGATGTCCATCTACGAAGTGCATCTCGGGTCGTGGATGCGCGTGCCGGATGAAGGCAACCGCTGGCTGACCTACCGCGAGGCGGCGCACAAACTTGCGGACTATGTGAGTCACCTAGGATTCACTCACATTGAGTTACTACCACTCACTGAGCATCCCTTTGACGGCTCATGGGGCTATCAGACCATTGGATACTTCGCGCCCACGGCGCGCTTCGGCTCGCCGGATGATTTTCGCTACCTGATCGACACGCTGCACCAGCGCGGCATCGGCGTGATTCTGGACTGGGCGCCGGCGCACTTCCCCAGCGACGCGCATGGACTCGGTTATTTCGACGGCACGCATCTCTATGAGCACGCCGACCCGCGGCAGGGCTGGCATCCGGAGTGGAACACCTACGTCTTCAACTTCGGGCGGCGCGAGGTGCGGAATTTTCTGATCAGCAACGCGATGTTTTGGCTGGAGCAGTATCACATTGACGCCCTGCGCGTGGACGCGGTAGCCTCCATGCTCTATCTCGATTACAGCCGCGGCGAGGGAGAGTGGATACCGAATGAGCATGGCGGCCGCGAGAATCTCGAAGCTGTGGGCTTCCTGCGACAACTCAATGAGCAGGTGCACGGCGCGTTTCCCGGCGCGTCGGTGATCGCGGAGGAGTCCACGTCGTGGCCGATGGTCTCGCGACCCACTTACTCGGGCGGCCTCGGCTTCGGCTTCAAATGGAATCTCGGTTGGATGCACGACATGCTGGCCTATATGTCGAAGGACCCGGTGCATCGGCGCTTCCACCAGAATTACATCACCTTCAGCCTACTCTACGCCTTCAGCGAAAACTTCATCCTACCGTTTTCGCATGATGAAGTGGTGCATGGCAAAGGCTCGATGATCGGCAGGATGCCCGGCGACGTGTGGCAGAAATTCGCTAACCTGCGCCTACTCTATGGATATATGTTTGGGCATCCCGGCAAGAAGCTGCTGTTCATGGGCTGCGAGTTCGGCCAGACGCGTGAGTGGAATCACGACTTAAGTCTGGACTGGCATCTGCTGGAACACGCTCCGCATCAGGGCCTGCAACGCTGGGTGCGCGACCTGAACACGTTTTATCGCGGCGCGCCGGAGATGTGGGAGGCCGACTACGACGGATGGGGATTCGAGTGGGTGGACTGCGACGACAGTCAGAACAGCATCGTCAGCTTCCTGCGCCGCGCGCGCAACGGCGGCGGCACGGTGCTGGTGGTCTGCAACTTCACTCCGCTGCCGCGACAGAATTATCGCGTCGGCGTGCCGCTCGGCGGCCGGTGGAAGGAAGAGTTGAACAGCGACGCGTCGATTTACTTCGGCAGCGGCCAGGGCAACTCGGGCGGCGTCATCGCGGAAACGCAATCGCATCACGGCCGACCGTTCTCATTGAATCTGACGCTGCCGCCGCTGGCCACGGTGATCTTTCGTCGCGGGTAG
- a CDS encoding CpaF family protein, which translates to MSTRPTIPTKTLPVPRSAAAGRSAASGVQQERYIALRSKVHQKLLAVLNMDAMKAVNRDRLRSEVQRVVEGILREDRLPVTMAERYRLVEEILDEVFGLGPLEPLLKDPNISDILVNTHKHVFIEKHGKLIETDIRFKDDRHLLHVIEKIVASVGRRIDESVPLVDARLADGSRVNAIIPPLAVDGPSLSIRRFGRKVISNDDMLRNKTMSPGMMDFLRACVEARMNIVVSGGTGSGKTTFLNCLSRFIPENERVITIEDTAELQLQVENALSFETRPPNIEGKGMVTQRQLLMTALRMRPDRILLGEVRGGEALDMLQAMGTGVEGSMTTVHANTPADAFSRLETMVMMAKLDLPSKFVRQQMASVVHMLVQTARFSDGTRKVTHIAEVDGLHDNNFEVRIVYEFHRTGVQPDGHVNGVFRCHGASEQFIERLRLAGQSLAPGLLEPRDEVIV; encoded by the coding sequence ATGAGCACACGACCCACAATTCCCACGAAGACTCTGCCAGTTCCCCGCTCGGCGGCGGCGGGTCGCTCCGCGGCGAGCGGCGTTCAACAGGAGCGCTACATCGCGTTGCGCTCCAAGGTGCATCAAAAACTTCTGGCTGTTTTGAACATGGACGCAATGAAGGCGGTGAATCGCGACCGGCTGCGCAGCGAAGTGCAGCGGGTGGTGGAAGGAATCCTGCGCGAGGACCGTCTGCCGGTTACCATGGCCGAGCGCTACCGCCTGGTCGAGGAAATCCTCGATGAGGTGTTTGGCCTGGGTCCGCTGGAGCCGCTGCTGAAGGACCCCAACATCTCGGACATTCTGGTCAACACGCATAAGCATGTGTTCATCGAGAAGCACGGCAAGCTCATCGAGACCGACATTCGCTTCAAGGATGATCGGCACCTTCTGCACGTCATTGAGAAGATCGTGGCCAGCGTGGGCCGGCGCATCGACGAGAGCGTGCCGTTGGTGGATGCGCGTCTGGCCGATGGCTCGCGCGTGAACGCCATCATCCCGCCGCTGGCCGTGGATGGGCCGTCGCTGTCGATCCGGCGCTTCGGGCGCAAGGTGATCAGCAATGACGACATGCTGCGCAATAAGACCATGTCGCCGGGCATGATGGATTTTCTGCGCGCCTGCGTGGAAGCGCGCATGAATATCGTGGTCTCGGGCGGAACCGGCTCGGGCAAGACGACATTTCTAAATTGCCTCTCGCGGTTCATCCCGGAGAATGAGCGCGTGATCACGATTGAAGACACGGCCGAGTTGCAGTTGCAGGTGGAGAATGCGTTGAGCTTTGAAACGCGCCCTCCCAACATCGAAGGCAAGGGAATGGTCACGCAGCGGCAACTGCTGATGACCGCGCTGCGTATGCGTCCCGACCGCATTCTGCTAGGCGAGGTGCGCGGTGGCGAAGCGCTGGACATGCTGCAAGCAATGGGCACCGGCGTCGAGGGCTCAATGACCACCGTCCACGCCAACACGCCGGCCGACGCGTTCAGCCGCCTGGAGACCATGGTAATGATGGCCAAGCTCGACCTGCCCAGCAAGTTCGTGCGCCAGCAAATGGCGTCTGTAGTTCACATGCTGGTGCAGACCGCGCGCTTCAGCGACGGCACGCGCAAGGTAACCCATATCGCCGAGGTGGACGGGCTGCATGACAACAACTTTGAGGTCAGAATCGTATATGAGTTTCATCGCACCGGCGTCCAACCCGATGGACATGTAAATGGCGTGTTCCGCTGCCACGGAGCTTCCGAGCAGTTCATCGAGCGGCTGCGGCTCGCGGGACAGTCACTCGCTCCGGGCCTGCTGGAACCGCGCGATGAAGTGATCGTATAA